A single window of Phyllostomus discolor isolate MPI-MPIP mPhyDis1 chromosome 13, mPhyDis1.pri.v3, whole genome shotgun sequence DNA harbors:
- the PUS3 gene encoding tRNA pseudouridine(38/39) synthase isoform X1, whose product MAENDVDRTQTDRLLKRVQELEQEVQRLRKERANTKDSNIRESSSGAGKAKREFDFSAHGRRHVALKIAYLGWGYQGFASQENTNNTIEEKLFEALTKTRLVESRQTSNYHRCGRTDKGVSAFGQVISLDLRSHFPKDRGSEDFNVTDGVSDAAKEIRYTHILNRVLPPDIRVLAWAPVEPGFSARFSCLERTYRYFFPRADLDIVTMNCAAHKYVGTHDFRNLCKMDVANGVINFQRTILSAEVKLVGQSLAEDGRQEPFQLCQFEVTGQAFLYHQVRCMMAVLFLIGQGMEKPEIIDELLNVEKNPQKPQYSMAVEFPLVLYDCKFENIKWIYDREVQEFNVTHLQQQWANQAVKTHLLYSMLQGLDSVAVPCGTGTEAEGVIEWRSVKPPVIKHTSAFVEGVRMRTYKPLMDRPKCQGLESRIQHCVRRGRIEYPRLFNETETKAKRECNNTLEEENTALEKPTKRVCVDAEIKSII is encoded by the exons ATGGCTGAAAACGACGTAGACAGAACCCAGACCGACAGACTCCTAAAAAGAGTACAAGAACTGGAGCAGGAGGTACAAAGACTTAGAAAAGAACGGGCCAACACCAAGGACTCGAATATAAGAGAAAGCTCTTCGGGAGCCGGGAAGGCTAAGCGTGAGTTTGATTTCAGCGCTCATGGGCGGAGGCATGTAGCCCTGAAGATAGCCTATCTGGGCTGGGGATACCAGGGCTTTGCCAGccaggaaaacacaaacaatacAATTGAGGAGAAACTGTTTGAGGCTCTGACCAAGACTCGACTAGTGGAAAGCAGACAGACATCCAACTATCACCGGTGTGGACGAACAGACAAAGGGGTTAGCGCCTTCGGTCAG GTGATTTCTCTTGACCTTCGGTCTCACTTCCCAAAGGACAGGGGTTCAGAGGATTTTAACGTAACAGACGGAGTCAGCGATGCCGCTAAAGAGATCCGTTATACTCACATCCTCAATCGCGTGCTGCCTCCAGACATCCGAGTGCTGGCCTGGGCCCCCGTGGAACCTGGCTTCAGTGCTAGGTTCAGCTGTCTGGAGCGGACATACCGCTACTTTTTCCCTCGCGCAGATTTAGACATTGTGACCATGAACTGTGCGGCTCACAAGTATGTTGGCACACACGACTTTAGGAACCTGTGTAAAATGGATGTAGCTAACGGAGTGATTAATTTTCAGAGGACTATTCTGTCTGCTGAAGTGAAGCTCGTGGGCCAGAGCCTGGCTGAGGACGGACGGCAAGAACCTTTCCAGTTATGTCAGTTTGAAGTGACTGGCCAGGCATTCCTTTACCATCAAGTCCGCTGTATGATGGCGGTCCTTTTTCTAATTGGCCaaggaatggagaagccagagattATCGATGAGCTGCTAAACGTAGAGAAAAATCCCCAGAAACCTCAATAcag tatGGCTGTAGAATTTCCTCTGGTCTTGTACGACTGTAAGTTTGAAAATATCAAGTGGATCTACGACCGGGAGGTTCAGGAGTTCAATGTCACCCATCTGCAGCAACAGTGGGCAAATCAAGCTGTGAAGACTCACCTGCTGTACAGTATGCTGCAAGGCCTCGACTCCGTTGCAGTGCCCTGTGGGACAG GAACAGAGGCGGAAGGAGTGATAGAATGGAGAAGTGTTAAGCCCCCCGTCATAAAGCACACCAGTGCCTTTGTAGAAGGGGTGAGAATGCGCACATACAAGCCCCTAATGGACCGTCCCAAATGCCAAGGTCTGGAGTCCCGGATTCAGCATTGTGTACGTAGGGGACGCATCGAGTACCCGCGCTTATTCAACGAGacagaaacaaaagccaaaaggGAATGTAACAacacactagaagaagaaaataCTGCTTTAGAGAAACCAACAAAGAGAGTCTGTGTTGATGCGGAAATTAAAAGCATCATTTAA
- the PUS3 gene encoding tRNA pseudouridine(38/39) synthase isoform X2: protein MAENDVDRTQTDRLLKRVQELEQEVQRLRKERANTKDSNIRESSSGAGKAKREFDFSAHGRRHVALKIAYLGWGYQGFASQENTNNTIEEKLFEALTKTRLVESRQTSNYHRCGRTDKGVSAFGQVISLDLRSHFPKDRGSEDFNVTDGVSDAAKEIRYTHILNRVLPPDIRVLAWAPVEPGFSARFSCLERTYRYFFPRADLDIVTMNCAAHKYVGTHDFRNLCKMDVANGVINFQRTILSAEVKLVGQSLAEDGRQEPFQLCQFEVTGQAFLYHQVRCMMAVLFLIGQGMEKPEIIDELLNVEKNPQKPQYSMAVEFPLVLYDCKFENIKWIYDREVQEFNVTHLQQQWANQAVKTHLLYSMLQGLDSVAVPCGTGTAGQSAGGITYQNHVIQGHGEEQRRKE, encoded by the exons ATGGCTGAAAACGACGTAGACAGAACCCAGACCGACAGACTCCTAAAAAGAGTACAAGAACTGGAGCAGGAGGTACAAAGACTTAGAAAAGAACGGGCCAACACCAAGGACTCGAATATAAGAGAAAGCTCTTCGGGAGCCGGGAAGGCTAAGCGTGAGTTTGATTTCAGCGCTCATGGGCGGAGGCATGTAGCCCTGAAGATAGCCTATCTGGGCTGGGGATACCAGGGCTTTGCCAGccaggaaaacacaaacaatacAATTGAGGAGAAACTGTTTGAGGCTCTGACCAAGACTCGACTAGTGGAAAGCAGACAGACATCCAACTATCACCGGTGTGGACGAACAGACAAAGGGGTTAGCGCCTTCGGTCAG GTGATTTCTCTTGACCTTCGGTCTCACTTCCCAAAGGACAGGGGTTCAGAGGATTTTAACGTAACAGACGGAGTCAGCGATGCCGCTAAAGAGATCCGTTATACTCACATCCTCAATCGCGTGCTGCCTCCAGACATCCGAGTGCTGGCCTGGGCCCCCGTGGAACCTGGCTTCAGTGCTAGGTTCAGCTGTCTGGAGCGGACATACCGCTACTTTTTCCCTCGCGCAGATTTAGACATTGTGACCATGAACTGTGCGGCTCACAAGTATGTTGGCACACACGACTTTAGGAACCTGTGTAAAATGGATGTAGCTAACGGAGTGATTAATTTTCAGAGGACTATTCTGTCTGCTGAAGTGAAGCTCGTGGGCCAGAGCCTGGCTGAGGACGGACGGCAAGAACCTTTCCAGTTATGTCAGTTTGAAGTGACTGGCCAGGCATTCCTTTACCATCAAGTCCGCTGTATGATGGCGGTCCTTTTTCTAATTGGCCaaggaatggagaagccagagattATCGATGAGCTGCTAAACGTAGAGAAAAATCCCCAGAAACCTCAATAcag tatGGCTGTAGAATTTCCTCTGGTCTTGTACGACTGTAAGTTTGAAAATATCAAGTGGATCTACGACCGGGAGGTTCAGGAGTTCAATGTCACCCATCTGCAGCAACAGTGGGCAAATCAAGCTGTGAAGACTCACCTGCTGTACAGTATGCTGCAAGGCCTCGACTCCGTTGCAGTGCCCTGTGGGACAGGTACGGCAGGGCAATCCGCCGGTGGAATTACTTACCAGAACCATGTTATACAGGGTCATGGGGAG GAACAGAGGCGGAAGGAGTGA
- the HYLS1 gene encoding hydrolethalus syndrome protein 1 has product MAERRRSYSVGEAMEELMGPSGQKWANMDPEERMLAAATAFTHICAGQGEGDARREAQSTQYDPYSKASVTPGRRPTLPVHLQYPHARSNVTAETASEASQRVRKPVMKRKVLRRKPDGEVLVTDESIISESETGTENDMDLWDLRQRLMNLQFQKDRESPVDVPEKFNLPHEYQGISQDQLTCYLRREEMGPPAYEQDLIVASRPKSFILPRLDQLSRNRGKVDRVARYFEYKRDWDSIRLPGEDHRKELRWGVREQMLCQRAEPQPKPQHIYVPNNYLVPTEKKRSALRWGIRCDLANGVMPRKLPSPLSPS; this is encoded by the exons ATGGCAGAAAGAAG AAGGTCCTACAGTGTAGGGGAAGCCATGGAGGAACTCATGGGACCTAGTGGACAAAAATGGGCCAATATGGATCCAGAAGAACGAATGTTAGCAGCTGCGACAGCCTTCACCCACATCTGTGCAGGGCAGGGTGAGGGCGATGCCAGGAGAGAGGCCCAGTCTACCCAGTATGATCCCTACAGCAAAGCCTCAGTAACCCCAGGAAGGCGACCCACTCTTCCTGTGCACCTGCAGTACCCACATGCAAGAAGTAACGTCACGGCAGAAACAGCCTCGGAGGCCTCCCAAAGAGTCCGGAAGCCGGTGATGAAGAGAAAGGTGCTGCGTAGGAAGCCGGATGGGGAAGTATTAGTGACAGATGAGTCAATTATCAGTGAATCAGAGACTGGTACAGAAAATGACATGGATCTCTGGGACTTAAGACAAAGGTTGATGAACCTGCAGTTCCAGAAAGACAGGGAATCCCCTGTTGATGTTCCAGAAAAATTTAATCTACCACATGAATACCAAGGAATTTCTCAAGATCAGCTCACTTGCTATCTGCGAAGAGAAGAGATGGGTCCTCCAGCTTATGAACAAGACCTGATTGTTGCCAGCCGACCCAAGTCCTTTATTCTCCCAAGGCTGGATCAGTTAAGCCGAAACCGGGGCAAGGTCGACCGGGTGGCCCGCTATTTTGAGTACAAACGAGACTGGGACTCGATACGGTTACCTGGTGAGGACCACAGGAAGGAATTACGCTGGGGCGTCCGAGAACAGATGCTTTGTCAGAGAGCCGAACCCCAACCCAAGCCTCAGCACATATACGTTCCAAACAACTATCTCGTACCTACTGAGAAGAAAAGGTCTGCCCTTCGCTGGGGTATTCGGTGTGACCTTGCAAACGGTGTCATGCCCAGGAagcttccctctcccctttctccttcttaa
- the DDX25 gene encoding ATP-dependent RNA helicase DDX25, producing MASLLWKGDPGAAESEHVNSHFSNLMLHQKDPQDMKTTTVPDLDFSIHNAEEDEEDVVDLAANSLLNKLLRQSLVESSHKVEVLQKDPKSPLYSVKTFEELRLKEELLKGIYAMGFNRPSKIQEMALPMMLAHPPQNLIAQSQSGTGKTAAFVLAMLSRVNALDLFPQCLCLAPTYELALQTGRVVEQMGRFCVDVQVMYAVRGNPIPRSTDLTKQIIIGTPGTVLHWFFKRKLFDLTKIRVFVLDEADVMIDTQGFSDQSIRIQRALSPGCQMLLFSATFEDSVWQFAERIIPDPNVIKLRREELTLDNIRQYYVLCEEPKDKYHALCNIYGGITIGQAIIFCQTRKSAKWLTVAMIQDGHQVALLSGELTVDQRACILQSFRDGKEKVLITTNVCARGIDVKQVTIVVNFDLPVNQLEEPDYETYLHRIGRTGRFGKKGLAFNMIEVNKLPLLMKIQDHFNSSIKQLDPEDLDEIEKIGY from the exons ATGGCGTCGTTACTTTGGAAAGGCGATCCGGGGGCGGCGGAGAGCGAACATGTAAACAGCCAT TTTTCAAACCTCATGCTCCACCAGAAGGACCCTCAGGATATGAAGACTACCACAGTCCCAGACCTAG ATTTCTCCATTCATAACgcagaggaagatgaagaagacgTAG TGGATTTGGCAGCTAATTCACTCTTAAACAAGTTGCTCCGGCAGTCCTTAGTAGAATCCAGTCACAAAGTGGAAGTCTTACAGAAGGATCCCAAGTCTCCACTCTACTCCGTGAAAACATTCGAAGAGCTGCGGCT aaAGGAAGAGCTGCTAAAAGGGATCTATGCAATGGGATTTAACAGGCCGTCCAAAATCCAAGAGATGGCTCTCCCCATGATGCTGGCGCACCC ACCCCAGAACCTCATAGCCCAGAGCCAGTCCGGAACAGGAAAAACAGCCGCCTTCGTCTTGGCGATGCTCAGCAGAGTTAACGCCCTGGATCTGTTCCCACAG TGCCTCTGCCTGGCTCCAACTTACGAGCTGGCTCTGCAGACGGGCCGAGTGGTCGAGCAGATGGGGAGATTCTGCGTGGACGTTCAAGTGATGTACGCCGTGCGCGGGAACCCAA TTCCCAGAAGCACCGACCTCACCAAACAAATCATCATCGGCACCCCCGGGACTGTCCTGCACTGGTTTTTCAAACGGAAATTATTCGACCTGACCAAGATTCGTGTGTTCGTCCTGGATGAAGCAGATGTGATGATTGACACCCAGGGATTCTCTGATCAGAGCATTCGAATTCAGAG GGCTTTGTCCCCCGGGTGCCAGATGCTCCTCTTCTCCGCAACCTTTGAGGACTCGGTGTGGCAGTTCGCGGAGCGGATCATTCCGGACCCCAACGTGATCAAGCTGCGCAGAGAGGAGCTGACCCTGGACAACATCCGCCAGTACTACGTGCTGTGCGAGGAGCCGAAGGACAAGTACCACGCCCTGTGCAACATCTACGGCGGCATCACCATCGGCCAGGCCATCATCTTCTGCCAG ACTCGTAAAAGTGCCAAGTGGTTGACAGTGGCGATGATACAGGATGGCCACCAGGTGGCTTTGTTGAGCGGAGAGCTGACTGTGGACCAGCGAGCGTGCATCCTTCAGAGTTTCCGGGACGGGAAAGAAAAAGTTCTCATAACCACCAATGTCTGTGCTCGAG GGATTGATGTGAAGCAGGTCACGATTGTTGTGAACTTTGACCTCCCCGTGAACCAGCTGGAGGAGCCGGACTACGAGACCTACCTCCACCGCATCGGGCGGACCGGGCGCTTTGGGAAGAAAGGGCTCGCCTTCAACATGATCGAAGTGAATAAGCTGCCCCTGCTCATGAAGATCCAGGACCACTTCA